The stretch of DNA GTCTATCCATACATAtgtggtttagcaaagaaaataGCTCAAAGAAATTGGATGATGTATTCAATAATTATCGGATTGATTCTccttaatacaaggaattaaggaatgatggctacactctttttcccttcgactaggtttttttgtcccaatgggtttttcctagcaaggtttttatCGAGGTATCACAATAAGCGCATTGATACGCTATGATTATTAAGATGAGTTATTCTTAACATATAATGTTATGTCATCTATGAAGAAGTTCCCTATCACTATTGTAGAAATATTATTTGAAATAAAGATCCAAGAGTCATCACAAATGACTACACCCAGATTGTGAGTTCTAAAGAAATATGAAGATTGAAATTATCAAGGATTTGGAGATATCAAGTTTATCAACTACAATGGATTTTATTCAACGTTCGAGAAGTTACGTCAAAGCATGGTTCATTTCAAAGAtttatcaagttatgtaatcatcagggggagttgacacgcgctgtactctttttccttatccatggttttgtcccactgggttttccatggaaaggttttaacgaggcagctattattatgcgtgtttaaagattattgtactcttttcctttctaGTATTTTTTCCCACGGGGTTTTTCtagtaaggtttttaacgaggcatcttctttagtaatggacatccaaggaggagtgttatgaaatattattatatggatgtccatatcttagaatatttctagaatatattatcttatggaaactatgccctcattgtatgtgtatatataccctCTCACAATGAAATAAGATACAGTTCTGTTTCTCCCATattctctaccttctctctacaattctctcctctttatttcacaacacctCCTCTTTTTTATAATTCTACATAGTACCCTcgttttttaaaattttattagtaATGCTCAGCCATAACCTTCTGTGAATTTGCTTCATTAACTTACTCTAAATGGGtagcactagtagaaaaaacaccTATTGCATCAGTCGATTTATGTCGGTTCTACAAAAACTGACGCAAAAAATACTTAGTTTTGGTGGGAATCTATTTTTGACTTATAGTCAAGCTTTTTGCGTCGGTTCTTGTAAGAAACTGACGTATATAATACACCGGTTCTCAGCAAAACTTGTATTTGATCAAATACCTCAGTTATGTTACTAAACTGACTTATTTGATATTACGTTTTTTGCATCAATTTTACCTAAAGCCGATGCAAATACAAACCATTCCTATATTAAGTAAACACGCACTAGTTCCTTTTAGGGTTGTAATTGAGTTGAGCCAGCTCGACAAGCCTTGAAATCGGCTCGTTCAAAGCTCGGCTTGAGATCGGGCCAAGCCGAGCCCAaaccgagccgagctcgagcacACAAAGGCTCGGCTCGAAAGCTCATTTGAGCTCGTTATTTTTTAAATTACTTAATTTTTATCAATAATATTTACTTAAATTATACCATTAGTTTATTATAAACTATTTAAAATATTAGTTTAGAAGATAAATTAACATAAGAAATGTTATTTTAAACTAATAAACAAaaaaagtactccctcctattctagataacCGTCCCATTGTGAAGATGatacaagaattaagaaagtgagtttagatcacacaaaacggacaatgggacagttatgtgaatagacagaaatgaaattgaatttggaccacacaacccTTACCAAAAATAGACAATGAGACAGTTACCTGACTAGACAGAAATGAACAAAGGGACGATTATCTGGAATAGAAGGGAATATTAGTTTGAATTGGAATTTTTAACTTAAAAAATACGTTAGAATTAAAATGATGCTCGGAAAAACGGTACTCAAACAAAGCTCAAGCCCGAATTCAAGCTCATAAAATATCATATGAGCCGATTCTAAGCCTTGATTTCAAGAGCATGGGTCCGGGCTCGAACCAGACTCGTTTACTCCCCTAGTCACTCCCTTTCACCATTCATTCCttcgaaaaaaaattaaaactcccTTTCCTCCATTCCCTCACTCAATCGACACCGCCACACCGCTCCACCGCCGACCTGCCGACCCACTGACGACTATCCGACGACCCCAGTGCCGCCGTCTCACCCTCTTCTACTCATGTAATTCCTAATTTGATATTGGTATGATTTTTACTTAATTTTTTTGTTGCAAGTtcttttaataggttttattattgttgtttacatacaattttgtGTAGTAATTGATTTGTTAGTATGAATTGAATGTAAATCTAGAATTGTTTTATGTTAGGGTTAGGTGaaatttgggggttttctatTTTGATTAGTTGGTTTGTATGTTTTGATTGTTTTCCCTAATTTCTCCAGTATTTCTTACGGTGCTAGTTTATAGATGAATGATTTAGGTGTTATACAAATTGTGAAATACTATttcccccctaatcaaacccgaacTTATTATAATTTGAAAATGAGTTGTCGTTTTGGGTTTATTGTGACGGTCTTGTTGCTAACATGGTTGGGTAAATTGTACTccttccgtcccggtcaattgttgtcctttggttttggcacaaagacgaAGGATAGAGGaaggggccaattactaaatgacaagtggatcaaAAGCGTGTGattgatcaaattgctcatcaagttcattcttaaaatagaaaggacaacaattgactcagacaccccaaaatgaaataggacaacaaatgaccgggacaaagggagtataTGGGTGTtgattgttgaatgtcttttggGTTTTTCTATGGTGTACTCTCCAGTTTTTTGATATTCTACTATGCACCCCTTCTTTTCCAAAATTATCCGTTATACCCCTGAATTCTGTTTAATAGTCTAAACCGTGACCCCATGTTGTATCTCCGTTAACTTTTCTGTTAAGTGTTCATCCAAAATTTTATTTGCCATCTTTTCATTAGAGAACTCATCCAACCTCCATAGTCTCTTCATTCAACTTCTTGTCACTATACTACCATAACCTTACTAATTTATTCTCTCTCCCCAACCAAAAGATAcactcaagtttattatttgaaAGATCAATCCTTGCTTTTCATCTTCTAGATTGTGGTATGATTGAGCTCTTTTCTCCTGCGATTGTTAGCATCATGAtcagtttttttttctttgatcGATTTTTGTTCTTTGTATTATGTAGCAGTCATTTACATTATTAACATCTTTTCATGAGGTTTAGTTTTATTTTCTTCAAATCTTAAAAATAACTTTTTTTATGAAATTTGAAATACCTTCATTAACCCAGGAATTTTCGATACCGTGTTCCTTGGGCACTGATTAAAAGGCGATTCTTAAATAGCAGCCATTGAATTAGGTTATTTGATCCCAAGAAGAAGCCGACGGCATTGTAGCGGAAATAAGGAAACAAAGTgcgaaattggaaaaaaaaaataaaaaatgacaaaaaaaaacacaataggGGTAAATGGGAGGCAGTAGCACTGTAGCAGCCTAGCAAGAGGCGTGGAATTTTTTTGAATTACAGCATTCTTAATCATTCGAGAATCATTTGAGCAAAATCGATAGAAAGGAGTTGGTGAGTTGATAATAAAGGTCAAAATTAGGAGTCAACATTTAAATATGCTATATCATCTATAAAAGTGACAGAGTTAGTAGTCAAATTGACGGAAATCCAACATTAGGTCATAGTTTAGACAAAGTAATAGAGTTCAGGGGTATATTACGAAATTTAGAAAAAgaaggggtacaccatagaataaCAAAAAACTGGAGGGTACACAATAGAAATTACACTTGCGACCCTGATGAAGATTACATTAGGCAGAATTTGGATAATGCATTCACGAATTATACACTTATATGGTACCAGGAACATTATCTACTTGTCACTTCACTCAAATGTGTGTGCACCCTGATGTGTTATTGTTTGCAATTTTAAACTTGTGTAGTTCCTGTATAACCTTAGACGCTATTCTCTAAATGCAACAAACACAATTATTCTCTCTGCTTTAGCCATAGATCATGTTATGCAGTAGGTTTGATATGTTTAGTTTTGACGGCTGAGGGTTCAAAATTATAATGGTATTATTTTCAAATAGATCCACGGCTGACAGATTAGGATACTCTACTCGATAATATACATGGCCTGAAAGAAGAAAAGGCTGTTCAAGTTCCAATTTATGATTTCAAGTCTAGCTCCCGGGCTAGCTACAGGTTTGGATGTCTTTGCCGTACTCTTTTATGTGGATTTTATCTTCCCTTAACCAATTGTGGCACATATTTTGGGCCTGCAAAGTAAACGATTCTGATAGAATTCCTTCCTCGCCTTATGGTCCCTTCATTGTGATTTCGAGGATAATCAAGCTAAAAAGGGATGCTTATAGATAGTAGTAGGCCTAATGGGTTGATGTTTCATTGGTGCGTTTTATTTAGATATGCCTTTTCTTCACCTCTGTTTGCTTGTGTTTGTTGTCTTTTCTAATCGCTAGGATTATTTAGGAAATTTCAAATTAATGCTTATGCATTATTTTTCCAAGTTTTTGTCTATATTTATCTTTGTTTACAAGAATCTGTCTTATTTCTGCAGAAAAATTGAAGCACCCAGCTCCCGGATTGTGATTATCGAAGGTTATGCGCTGAGTGAGAAATAGAGTCCTTTACTAGATCTTCGTGTGTCAGTCACGGGTGGATTTTATCACCCCTTAACCAATTGTGGCACATACTGGTGTCGTCACCTGCACGTTTTTTCTTTGAGAATACCTTATTTAATAATGTAATTTGTTAGTCTGAATTTTTTGTTATGATGTCTTAGTTTGTCATTAAAGGCAGGTGTTTAAACATATAGTTATATCTGAAACTTAAATTGGTCTTTCTAGTTTTCAGCCATCTTAATGACTGGATTCCATCTCCTCCGCAGATAATTGATGTACTGGAGTTTATTCCTTCACATATTGCGGTAATAATTTCTGGTTTTATTCACTTTTCAAGTGGTTACCTGGCTTATTTTCTTTATGTCGTTTGaaattttgttttgagtttttgtgaTATAAAGGCTCACCGGTATTCTTCGAGTTAAATTCTTTATTAGCAGCCAAAGAGAGTGAATTTTTTAACGGAAGTTCTTAGTGGTTACccattgcattacatttttggtCTATAATTGATGGTGTTCTTTTgcgtcagtttttaaaacataactgacgcaaattttgaacaccaaAGTATCACCTCTCCTAAAGCAGTGGATCATGGTGTTAAAGGGAAGAGCAGGCTGATCGTGATGTTAGGCAGTCGTGACAGCGAATGGCATGTTATATGGAAGAGGTGGTTGATTGTGATTAATAGGTGGCTGATATAGATAAAAACGAATGTGGGGATTTGAGAATGGTGGATGTGGTCGTCGAAGGCAGGTCTAAGATCAACGAAATAAATTACTGGCTGGTGGTGGTGTGTGAGTTGAAGGAGTGCATTGGTGGTGGCTGGTGGTGGCTATGGTGGATAGAGGTGAAAGAGTGGTGAGAGAAGATGTAATTAAGGGGGAAAGTGTCTTAAACTCTCAACTAGAGATAACTAACGGAGAATATGAATAAGTGATGGAAAATCTTACGGAGATTACTAATGAGGGCACCATTTAGAATAAGTAATAGATTTTAGTGGTAACATTGATGTTTCTAAAGAACGAGGGTTATCACatatgatttgaaaaatcaagAAGGTACCATGTAGAATTTTCCCAAATTTCTTTGTGGCAAATGATTTACCCGAGGAGTTTGATGCTGATGTACTTCTAAACCATGTCTTGAGTGCCAAAACTTAATGACTTTACCAGTTAATTGCAGTGGACATTTGTTGCTGTCACGTATCAAGTTTTTACGTTTTTTCGCAAATTTTGTTCTACGTAATTATCAGTAATTTTGATAGAATTGAAGTGTGTCTTCTAAAAACTAAACTTTTATAGCATGCTTCAAATTTCAGGTGCCATCCATTTCGAAAATTCTGGTTTCTGCCTCTTGGGGAGACCATGGACTGTTCTCTCTCAGCAGAAAAAACATGTTCCTCTGATATTTATATACCAGACGTGTTGCTCTATGACATCCTTTCAAGATTACCTTCAAAATCTCTTATGCGATTCCGGTGCGTCTGTAAATCTTGGTATTCCCTTATAACCCATAATCTTTCATTTCACAAACTTCATCTCCTTAACTTTAATTCAAATAATAATGGTCCTCGCTGGATTGGCTTCCAACTTGGGTCTGAGGGTGATTATGACACAACAAAGTTCTGGCTTTATGATGAATCATTTGCTTCGGATAAGATCCAATCTTAtcacatttatagggaaaaactACCCATAGATTTCTTCTTTTCTAGAATAGTTGGTTCATCCAATGGTGTTGTATGCCTTTATCTTTCCTTGGATGAAGAATCACTTGGGATATCAGGGTACGAATGGGGACATGGAAAATTTGTAATTTCCTTCTGGAACCCTTCTATTAGAAAATATAGGAAGGTTGAGTTTCCATGGAAGGCTAATAACGTCTATGGATTTAATGACAACTTCATGTTGGGGTTTGGATTGTCCATAAGAAGTAAAGAGTACAAGGTGGTTGTAATCTGCAAAGACGAACGTGAGATGAATCATGTATATGTCTACTCTTTGAGGACAAATTCCTGGTCTGAAATCGCAGCTAAACCTTGCCCATGGAATA from Silene latifolia isolate original U9 population chromosome 10, ASM4854445v1, whole genome shotgun sequence encodes:
- the LOC141604938 gene encoding F-box/kelch-repeat protein At3g06240-like codes for the protein MYWSLFLHILRCHPFRKFWFLPLGETMDCSLSAEKTCSSDIYIPDVLLYDILSRLPSKSLMRFRCVCKSWYSLITHNLSFHKLHLLNFNSNNNGPRWIGFQLGSEGDYDTTKFWLYDESFASDKIQSYHIYREKLPIDFFFSRIVGSSNGVVCLYLSLDEESLGISGYEWGHGKFVISFWNPSIRKYRKVEFPWKANNVYGFNDNFMLGFGLSIRSKEYKVVVICKDEREMNHVYVYSLRTNSWSEIAAKPCPWNSKINKDSGTYFHGSCHWIRVLTEQGDHSMLCFNLDDENFRYINLPPKSQCSPPYDCFKTIIYKEMLSVWETIDVGESFAESFAVNLWVMKKYGDSNSWSVFQRVVIKEDYWFQYRYFRLFGIDSGGRLLFKTSKDDSPLRACDLHNGEIQEFHSCETVDIWDMAPYQESLALL